One genomic segment of bacterium includes these proteins:
- the yidC gene encoding membrane protein insertase YidC, with protein MNPIDFLSHQMMIPILNAFYAFTHSYGLAIILLTVTIKAALFPLTAKQFKASRQMQALQPKLVELQAKYKDKPEELQAKMMEFYKDHNANPFSSCLPMLIQLPFLFALYSSLGNKEFQAQIAHKSFLFIQNLAAVGVLPGKDHAGVPHGLLWDNLLLVLFFGLSTYVMQKTMTTNPDDPMQKQMLTMMPIMMTVMFLFFPLPSGILLYIAVSNIITLGQNLVLMRANPLPAGAPSVPASKAVIDTTPTVIKDDSSKSDKK; from the coding sequence GTGAACCCGATCGACTTTCTAAGCCACCAGATGATGATCCCCATCCTCAACGCCTTCTACGCGTTCACGCACTCGTACGGCCTGGCGATCATCCTTCTGACGGTGACCATCAAGGCGGCGCTCTTCCCCTTGACCGCCAAGCAGTTCAAGGCCAGCCGCCAGATGCAGGCCCTCCAGCCCAAGCTGGTGGAGCTCCAGGCCAAGTACAAGGACAAGCCCGAAGAGCTCCAGGCCAAGATGATGGAGTTCTACAAGGACCACAACGCGAACCCCTTCAGCAGCTGCCTGCCCATGCTGATCCAGCTGCCCTTCCTGTTCGCGCTCTACTCCTCGCTCGGCAACAAGGAGTTCCAGGCCCAGATCGCCCACAAGAGCTTCCTGTTCATCCAGAACCTCGCGGCGGTGGGCGTCCTGCCCGGCAAGGATCACGCCGGGGTGCCCCACGGTCTGCTCTGGGACAACCTGCTCCTGGTGCTCTTCTTCGGCCTCTCGACCTACGTGATGCAGAAGACCATGACCACCAACCCCGACGACCCCATGCAGAAGCAGATGCTCACCATGATGCCCATCATGATGACCGTCATGTTCCTCTTCTTCCCCCTGCCGTCGGGCATCCTCCTCTACATCGCCGTCTCCAACATCATCACCTTGGGCCAGAACCTCGTCCTGATGCGGGCGAATCCCCTCCCCGCGGGCGCTCCTTCGGTCCCGGCTTCCAAGGCCGTGATCGACACCACCCCGACGGTCATCAAGGACGATTCTTCCAAGTCCGATAAGAAGTAA
- the yidD gene encoding membrane protein insertion efficiency factor YidD, which yields MRALLIGTMTALIRVYQLFSRMTPRRCRYHPTCSQYALEAITGHGPLKGLLLATWRLLRCHPWTPGGYDPVPPAPLRRPE from the coding sequence ATGAGAGCCCTGTTGATTGGCACAATGACTGCGCTGATCCGGGTGTACCAGCTCTTCTCGCGGATGACGCCCCGGCGTTGCCGGTACCACCCCACCTGTTCGCAGTACGCGCTGGAGGCCATCACCGGGCACGGCCCGCTCAAAGGTCTCTTGCTCGCAACCTGGCGCCTCTTGCGGTGCCACCCCTGGACCCCAGGGGGTTACGACCCGGTGCCTCCGGCACCGCTTAGGAGACCTGAGTGA